The following coding sequences are from one Psychrobacter sp. AH5 window:
- a CDS encoding IS256 family transposase — MTNQTDIKKLAEQMAGSMNSFDDIKDFQKQLMQSFIDTALEAEMEDHLGYPKHEKVDKPNKRNGHTKKTVRSDTGDLEISTPRDRDGEFEPTLVRKHQTRISGLDDKIIFFYAKGQTTTEIVETIKELYDVDISSSLVSRVTNNILDDITAWQNRPLSSVYPIVYLDCIVVKVRQDKQIINKAIYLALGVALNGKKELLGMWLSENEGAKFWLGVLTELQNRGVQDILIACVDGLKGFPDAINTVYPNAQVQLCIVHMVRYSMKFVPWTDKKAVAADLKAIYGADTLEIAEANLEHFDETWGKDYPHVVKSWRNNWEGLTVFFEYPKDIRKVIYTTNAIESLNSVIRTAVNKRKVFPSDQAAFKVVYLATQQASKKWSMPIRNWTSALNRFMIMFDDRISKHLI, encoded by the coding sequence ATGACTAACCAAACTGACATCAAGAAACTGGCTGAGCAAATGGCTGGTAGCATGAATAGCTTCGATGACATCAAAGACTTTCAAAAGCAGCTCATGCAATCCTTTATCGACACTGCCCTTGAAGCTGAGATGGAAGACCATCTCGGCTATCCTAAGCATGAGAAAGTAGATAAGCCAAATAAACGCAATGGGCATACTAAAAAGACCGTCCGCAGTGACACAGGCGATCTTGAGATATCCACTCCAAGAGACCGTGATGGTGAGTTTGAACCTACACTCGTGCGTAAGCATCAAACCCGTATCTCAGGTCTTGATGACAAGATCATATTCTTTTACGCCAAAGGTCAAACCACGACTGAGATTGTAGAGACCATCAAAGAGCTCTACGATGTCGACATCTCAAGCTCTCTTGTCTCAAGAGTCACCAATAATATCTTAGACGACATCACCGCTTGGCAGAACCGGCCACTGAGCAGTGTTTATCCTATCGTCTATTTAGACTGCATCGTCGTCAAAGTACGTCAAGACAAGCAGATCATCAACAAAGCCATTTACTTAGCCCTAGGTGTTGCTCTTAACGGTAAAAAAGAGCTGCTTGGTATGTGGCTCTCAGAGAATGAAGGGGCTAAGTTCTGGCTGGGTGTTCTCACTGAACTACAAAACCGCGGGGTACAAGATATCCTCATTGCCTGTGTCGACGGCTTAAAGGGCTTCCCTGATGCCATTAACACCGTCTACCCCAACGCTCAGGTTCAGCTGTGTATCGTACACATGGTGCGTTACTCAATGAAGTTCGTACCGTGGACGGATAAAAAGGCCGTAGCGGCTGATTTAAAAGCCATCTACGGTGCGGATACGCTTGAGATAGCAGAGGCCAATCTTGAGCACTTTGATGAGACTTGGGGTAAGGATTACCCGCACGTGGTTAAGTCTTGGCGCAATAACTGGGAGGGCCTAACGGTGTTCTTTGAGTATCCGAAAGACATCAGAAAAGTCATATATACCACCAATGCTATAGAATCATTAAACAGTGTGATTCGTACGGCGGTGAATAAGCGTAAGGTGTTCCCATCTGATCAGGCAGCATTCAAAGTGGTGTACTTAGCCACCCAGCAGGCATCCAAAAAGTGGTCGATGCCAATCCGTAACTGGACGTCTGCTCTGAATCGCTTTATGATTATGTTTGATGACCGTATTAGTAAGCATTTAATCTAA
- a CDS encoding competence protein CoiA family protein — translation MAFICIKNDEKIYSFIYSLKDWIVLKEDKSSSFNMACCGNQAILKTSKLGTKFFAHKAKPKDSNCSTGGETAEHMHIKYLVMKELDRNGWVVEVEKAGLTPSGEEWIADIYAEKGKAKIAIEVQWSPQAFIETKRRQEKYAQSGVRCAWLLRSGSVKDTNAITGDYAYSTKDIPVFSIYRNKTQDNQAYMIYNVNRLDSNSSRYNHRSFKPITLPLESFIQRLVSQGLVFIPYERFTSTKFRFKSNGITEMTLGVSKDSCAKCGYSNPIISEVRYKEDYKVRSKKIKNCSDKELRIINTHFSKHYVFSPIKKVRSEILNKVFIVNTCVECGFVIDRDGQYSTYLKKIFTKPLFIKHLGLNTSLS, via the coding sequence ATGGCTTTTATTTGCATAAAAAATGATGAAAAAATCTATAGTTTTATATATAGCTTAAAAGATTGGATAGTTTTAAAAGAAGATAAATCGTCCAGTTTCAATATGGCTTGCTGTGGTAATCAGGCAATACTAAAGACAAGTAAGCTAGGTACGAAGTTCTTCGCTCATAAGGCAAAACCTAAAGACTCTAACTGCTCGACTGGTGGTGAAACTGCCGAACACATGCATATCAAATATCTTGTTATGAAAGAATTGGATAGAAACGGTTGGGTTGTAGAAGTTGAAAAAGCGGGGCTTACCCCAAGTGGTGAGGAGTGGATTGCTGATATTTATGCAGAGAAAGGCAAAGCTAAGATTGCCATTGAAGTGCAATGGAGCCCTCAAGCTTTTATAGAAACAAAACGCAGACAAGAAAAATATGCTCAATCAGGCGTAAGGTGTGCGTGGTTGCTTAGAAGTGGCTCAGTTAAAGATACTAATGCAATTACAGGCGATTATGCCTATAGTACGAAAGACATACCTGTATTCTCTATTTATAGAAATAAGACGCAGGACAATCAAGCTTATATGATCTATAACGTGAATAGGCTAGACAGCAACAGTAGTCGGTACAACCACCGTTCATTTAAGCCTATTACGCTACCATTAGAGAGTTTTATACAAAGATTGGTGTCACAAGGCCTAGTTTTTATACCTTATGAGCGATTCACCTCTACAAAGTTTAGATTTAAATCCAATGGTATCACTGAGATGACTTTAGGGGTGAGTAAAGACTCTTGCGCTAAATGTGGTTACTCCAATCCGATAATTTCTGAGGTGAGATATAAAGAAGACTATAAAGTACGTTCTAAGAAAATAAAAAATTGTAGCGATAAAGAGCTTAGAATTATTAATACGCATTTTTCTAAGCATTATGTTTTTTCACCCATAAAAAAGGTGCGTAGTGAAATACTGAACAAAGTTTTTATAGTCAACACTTGTGTTGAATGTGGTTTTGTCATAGATAGAGATGGTCAGTATAGTACCTATTTAAAAAAAATTTTCACTAAGCCGCTTTTTATAAAGCATTTAGGTCTTAATACGAGCCTTTCCTAA
- a CDS encoding DNA methyltransferase gives MAFNQTQFFEDLEKLTAKVIDKKNKEDFIFDFLTLLDVSKSTITSLKKNDNRFNVAAHPEAGEVANKHRIYFKPVEEGQDLAKALSGVMNSPIINQHKIRMIMVTDFDTVLINDTKYDETLDCDFTDLYKNYHFLLPLAGLERAREYSEHPADVQASEKMGRLFDHIRKLNEFNTADDLHALNIFLTRLLFCFYAEDTGIFKADQFYDVIDRTTNIDGSDVDSTLFELFEVLDLPESSSERSAKPTHLSAFPYVNGSLFEYQFAIPEFDARTRPILLECARLSWAEINPDIFGSMFQAVIDPEQRGSLGQHYTSVSNIMKVIQPLFLDELLAELDTVIALSHDNRHKNNKAERLDALLKRISQIKVFDPACGSGNFLIIAYKELRKLEIDVLKAQRDLLGSKDNLLGLGFDSVVSLDNLYGIEYDDFASQIARLSLWLAEHQMNVLFEQEFGASQPMLPLKDSGHIVYGNSLRIDWKEVCPNNGSDEIYIIGNPPFGGTGSRNDEQTEDMTQVFKEFKNFKSLDYVASWFWKGSQYIANSNAELALVSTNSIAQGAQVSALFPHIFNLSIHISFAYQSFPWKNNAKHNAAVHVVIIGLSAKINKLKRIYKVVENTWHCESVNNISPYLIKGSNLAIESRRQPFYDDLQPMIQGSKATDFGNFFLNHNERDELLLIEPNSKKWLRKTIGSEEFINNKERWCLWLNDITEDELNELPEIKRRIENVRENRLISKKLATQKLAATPHKFDEIKQPLDGNYIVAPIVSSERRRYIPMGIVSSDTIATIVKPT, from the coding sequence ATGGCATTTAACCAAACCCAGTTTTTTGAAGATTTAGAAAAACTAACCGCTAAAGTTATTGATAAAAAAAATAAAGAAGACTTTATCTTTGATTTCCTAACACTGCTAGATGTCTCAAAGTCCACGATTACTTCTCTCAAAAAGAACGATAATCGTTTCAATGTAGCAGCCCATCCTGAAGCTGGCGAGGTTGCCAACAAGCATCGTATCTACTTCAAGCCTGTAGAGGAAGGTCAAGACCTTGCTAAAGCCCTGAGTGGGGTGATGAACAGCCCAATCATCAATCAGCACAAAATCCGCATGATAATGGTGACGGATTTCGACACCGTACTGATTAACGACACCAAGTATGATGAGACCCTCGACTGCGATTTTACTGACCTTTATAAGAACTATCATTTCCTATTGCCACTTGCCGGCCTAGAGCGTGCTCGTGAGTACTCAGAGCACCCTGCTGATGTGCAAGCCTCTGAAAAGATGGGGCGCTTGTTCGACCATATCCGCAAGCTCAACGAGTTTAATACTGCTGATGACTTGCATGCGCTCAATATATTTTTAACGCGACTACTATTCTGTTTTTATGCCGAAGACACGGGTATTTTTAAAGCAGACCAGTTCTATGACGTGATTGATAGAACCACCAATATAGATGGCAGCGACGTCGATAGCACACTGTTTGAGCTGTTCGAGGTTCTCGACTTACCTGAGTCTAGCAGCGAGCGTAGTGCCAAGCCTACTCATTTAAGTGCATTCCCCTATGTGAACGGCAGCTTATTTGAATATCAGTTCGCCATTCCTGAGTTTGATGCGCGGACCCGCCCTATCTTACTAGAGTGTGCACGTTTGAGCTGGGCCGAGATTAACCCTGATATTTTTGGTTCCATGTTTCAAGCGGTCATTGACCCTGAGCAGCGTGGCAGCTTAGGACAGCATTACACCAGTGTTAGCAATATCATGAAGGTCATACAGCCGCTATTCTTAGACGAGCTACTTGCAGAGCTAGACACAGTCATAGCGCTAAGCCATGACAATCGCCATAAGAACAATAAAGCTGAGCGCCTAGATGCTCTACTTAAGCGTATCAGCCAAATCAAAGTATTTGACCCAGCTTGCGGATCAGGCAACTTCTTGATCATTGCCTATAAAGAGTTACGCAAACTAGAGATTGATGTATTAAAAGCACAGCGCGACTTACTGGGCTCTAAAGACAACCTACTAGGTCTAGGCTTTGACAGTGTGGTCAGCTTAGATAATTTATACGGTATCGAGTATGACGACTTTGCCAGTCAAATAGCGCGTTTGTCGCTGTGGCTAGCTGAACACCAAATGAATGTACTATTCGAGCAAGAGTTCGGCGCATCTCAGCCTATGCTTCCGCTGAAAGATAGCGGACACATTGTTTATGGCAATAGCTTGCGTATCGACTGGAAGGAGGTATGTCCAAATAATGGCAGTGATGAGATTTATATCATTGGTAATCCGCCATTTGGGGGTACTGGGAGTCGTAACGATGAGCAAACAGAGGATATGACGCAAGTATTTAAGGAGTTCAAAAATTTCAAATCTCTAGATTATGTTGCTTCTTGGTTTTGGAAAGGCTCACAGTATATTGCTAATTCTAATGCCGAACTGGCTTTAGTATCAACCAACTCTATTGCTCAAGGCGCTCAAGTATCTGCGTTATTTCCCCATATTTTCAATCTAAGTATTCATATTAGTTTTGCCTATCAAAGTTTCCCTTGGAAAAACAATGCTAAACATAATGCTGCTGTCCACGTAGTCATTATCGGGCTATCTGCAAAGATAAATAAGCTGAAAAGAATATATAAAGTTGTAGAGAACACCTGGCATTGCGAATCTGTAAATAATATCAGCCCCTATTTGATTAAAGGTAGCAACCTAGCAATTGAAAGTAGGCGTCAACCTTTCTATGATGATTTACAACCTATGATACAAGGTAGCAAAGCTACCGACTTTGGAAACTTCTTTTTAAACCATAATGAAAGAGACGAGCTTCTTTTGATTGAGCCAAACTCTAAAAAATGGCTAAGAAAAACTATAGGTTCGGAAGAGTTTATTAATAATAAAGAACGATGGTGTTTATGGCTTAACGATATTACTGAAGACGAGCTCAATGAACTTCCAGAAATTAAGAGACGAATTGAAAATGTTAGAGAAAATAGGCTTATCAGTAAAAAGCTTGCTACTCAAAAGCTTGCTGCTACACCTCATAAATTTGACGAGATTAAACAACCTTTAGATGGAAATTATATAGTTGCTCCTATTGTCTCTTCTGAACGTAGACGCTATATTCCCATGGGAATAGTAAGCTCAGATACTATAGCTACTATAGTCAAGCCCACCTAA
- a CDS encoding IS630 transposase-related protein: MTFAEAAEFYNLSPTTIQNWKRRVHSKTNRQTKPYKIPDDVLLNDVKEHPDDYQYERARRLNCSKTGIYHALKRLGISQKKDLRASKSVSDQKSDISQ; the protein is encoded by the coding sequence ATGACCTTTGCCGAGGCAGCTGAGTTCTATAATCTTAGCCCAACCACTATACAGAACTGGAAGAGACGTGTTCATAGTAAAACAAACAGGCAAACTAAACCCTATAAAATACCAGATGACGTGCTACTTAATGATGTTAAAGAACATCCTGATGATTACCAGTATGAGCGAGCTCGTCGTTTAAACTGTAGTAAAACAGGCATTTATCATGCCCTAAAGCGACTTGGCATCAGTCAAAAAAAAGACCTTAGAGCATCCAAAAGCGTGTCCGATCAAAAGAGCGATATATCACAGTAA
- a CDS encoding IS630 family transposase, translated as MASVKKKTLEHPKACPIKRAIYHSKLNSFTQQGYPIVYMDESGFEAETIRPYGYAPIGKPCIDSYNWQGKKRTNVIGALYEKMLFALDYFETNINSIVFYHWCKHKLIPSLKTKCVIVMDNARSHKSKRIQKLLNRHGHRILWLPPYSPDLNPIEKKWAQVKLLRQGWMENDLSKLFHDICPSHNNFILN; from the coding sequence TTGGCATCAGTCAAAAAAAAGACCTTAGAGCATCCAAAAGCGTGTCCGATCAAAAGAGCGATATATCACAGTAAGCTTAATAGCTTTACGCAGCAAGGCTATCCCATCGTTTATATGGATGAAAGTGGCTTTGAGGCTGAAACTATTCGTCCTTATGGCTATGCACCGATTGGTAAGCCTTGTATCGATAGCTACAACTGGCAAGGTAAAAAGCGAACCAACGTTATCGGTGCTCTATATGAAAAGATGCTGTTTGCATTAGATTACTTTGAGACAAACATCAACAGCATCGTTTTCTATCACTGGTGCAAACACAAGCTAATCCCAAGTCTTAAAACCAAATGCGTGATTGTCATGGATAATGCCAGATCTCATAAGAGCAAACGCATTCAAAAGCTACTGAACAGGCACGGTCATCGTATTCTATGGCTGCCACCGTACAGCCCTGATCTGAACCCTATCGAGAAAAAATGGGCTCAGGTGAAGCTTCTACGCCAAGGTTGGATGGAAAATGACTTATCCAAATTGTTTCATGATATTTGCCCTAGTCATAACAATTTTATTTTGAACTGA
- a CDS encoding type IIL restriction-modification enzyme MmeI encodes MIPNGNMYEFGILNSTTHNDWMRTVSSRLKSDYRYLNTLVYNTFPFPDATDEQKNNIENLAEEILLARASNAGMTLAELYDPEKMPEDLKQAHSNLDDAVDKLYRPQGFTNTEERLAHLLARYEQLIEAEKQSKGKKKAK; translated from the coding sequence ATAATACCTAATGGTAATATGTATGAGTTTGGAATATTGAATTCTACAACTCATAATGACTGGATGAGAACTGTTAGTAGTCGTTTAAAAAGTGATTATCGTTATCTCAACACACTTGTATACAACACCTTCCCCTTCCCTGATGCCACTGACGAGCAAAAAAACAATATAGAAAATCTTGCAGAAGAAATCCTACTCGCCAGAGCCAGTAATGCTGGCATGACTCTCGCAGAGCTATACGATCCAGAGAAGATGCCTGAGGATTTAAAACAAGCGCATAGCAACCTCGATGATGCGGTAGACAAGCTGTATCGTCCGCAAGGCTTTACCAATACCGAAGAGCGTTTGGCGCATTTGCTGGCACGTTATGAGCAGCTTATCGAAGCGGAAAAACAGAGCAAAGGTAAAAAGAAAGCTAAGTAG